A DNA window from Actinomadura luzonensis contains the following coding sequences:
- a CDS encoding GNAT family N-acetyltransferase produces the protein MIAVEAGPAELAEAARVAEAALTLDPGQGAALVGRLSRPPATRTWTALVVDGGVAMVSLSDKDPAAGHLDLLAVHPSARGEGRGRALVRAAEEWLRERGAREARWAGNPPCYAWPGVDVRYTAAACLAESLGYERYHVAWNMTADLAGDLGTEDDLARLERAGVAVRAALGAERERVAAFVARHWNERWAWEAANASGLHYAERDGEILAFAAWGARPAWFGPMGTAPAARGLGLGRVLLRRCLAEQRAAGQADAQIGWVGPLRFYSRAVGARAERVFWLYRRDLA, from the coding sequence GTGATCGCCGTCGAGGCGGGGCCCGCGGAGCTCGCGGAGGCGGCCCGGGTCGCGGAGGCGGCGCTGACGCTCGACCCCGGGCAGGGGGCCGCGCTGGTCGGGCGGCTGTCCCGGCCGCCGGCCACCCGCACGTGGACCGCCCTGGTGGTGGACGGCGGCGTGGCGATGGTGTCGCTGTCGGACAAGGACCCGGCGGCCGGGCACCTCGACCTGCTGGCGGTGCACCCGTCCGCGCGGGGCGAGGGGCGCGGCCGGGCGCTGGTGCGGGCGGCCGAGGAGTGGTTGCGCGAGCGCGGCGCCCGCGAGGCGCGCTGGGCCGGCAACCCGCCCTGCTACGCCTGGCCCGGCGTGGACGTCCGCTACACCGCCGCCGCCTGCCTGGCCGAGAGCCTCGGCTACGAGCGCTACCACGTGGCCTGGAACATGACGGCCGACCTGGCCGGCGACCTGGGCACCGAGGACGACCTCGCCCGGCTGGAGCGGGCCGGGGTGGCGGTGCGGGCGGCGCTCGGCGCCGAGCGGGAGCGGGTGGCGGCGTTCGTCGCCCGGCACTGGAACGAGCGGTGGGCGTGGGAGGCGGCCAACGCCTCCGGGCTGCACTACGCCGAGCGCGACGGGGAGATCCTGGCCTTCGCCGCCTGGGGGGCGCGGCCTGCCTGGTTCGGGCCGATGGGCACCGCGCCGGCCGCCCGGGGGCTCGGGCTCGGCCGGGTGCTGCTGCGCAGGTGCCTGGCCGAGCAGCGGGCCGCCGGGCAGGCCGACGCCCAGATCGGCTGGGTCGGGCCGTTGCGGTTCTACTCGCGGGCCGTGGGCGCGCGGGCGGAGCGCGTCTTCTGGCTCTACCGGCGCGATCTGGCGTGA
- a CDS encoding ABC transporter ATP-binding protein, with protein MITGTGVVKTFKQRGKVLGAREVRALRGVDFAIPKGGAASFIGESGCGKTTLGRIIAGLETHDEGEIVIDGVELSGLRPKQRQPHFRKIQMIHQDPYSALNPTRTIHQTLHAPLALRARQTGRSKAWMEERAAEVLSLVGLDPGTVLSRYPHQLSGGMRQRVVIARALTVDPEMLVADEAVSMIDVSLRLGILALLKDLRERLGVSVLFITHDVATARYVGDDGELYVIYRGQVVERGPVDTVIADPVHPYTQALLSAIPVLHGLEQPGEQPVTPLESLDESQADEGCLFARRCPFRGERCTAERPLLQLTEGIPQEHACFYPERRSVIARPVSSSAGSSL; from the coding sequence GTGATCACCGGGACCGGTGTCGTCAAGACGTTCAAGCAGCGCGGCAAGGTGCTCGGCGCCCGCGAGGTGCGGGCGCTGCGCGGGGTCGACTTCGCCATCCCCAAGGGCGGGGCGGCCTCGTTCATCGGGGAGTCCGGCTGCGGCAAGACCACGCTGGGGCGGATCATCGCGGGGCTGGAGACGCACGACGAGGGCGAGATCGTCATCGACGGCGTCGAGCTGTCGGGGCTGCGGCCCAAGCAGCGCCAGCCGCACTTCCGCAAGATCCAGATGATCCACCAGGACCCGTACTCGGCGCTGAACCCGACCCGCACCATCCACCAGACGCTGCACGCGCCGCTCGCCCTGCGGGCGCGGCAGACCGGCCGGTCGAAGGCGTGGATGGAGGAGCGGGCGGCCGAGGTGCTGTCGCTGGTCGGGCTGGACCCGGGCACGGTGCTGTCGCGCTACCCGCACCAGCTCTCCGGCGGCATGCGGCAGCGGGTGGTCATCGCGCGGGCGCTGACGGTGGACCCGGAGATGCTGGTCGCCGACGAGGCCGTGTCGATGATCGACGTCTCGCTGCGGCTCGGCATCCTGGCGCTGCTGAAGGACCTGCGCGAGCGGCTGGGCGTGAGCGTGCTGTTCATCACGCACGACGTGGCCACCGCCCGTTACGTCGGCGACGACGGCGAGCTGTACGTGATCTACCGGGGGCAGGTGGTCGAGCGCGGCCCGGTGGACACGGTGATCGCCGACCCGGTGCACCCGTACACGCAGGCGCTGCTGTCGGCCATCCCCGTGCTGCACGGCCTGGAGCAGCCGGGCGAGCAGCCGGTGACGCCGCTGGAGTCGCTGGACGAGAGCCAGGCCGACGAGGGCTGCCTGTTCGCCCGCCGCTGCCCGTTCCGCGGCGAGCGGTGCACCGCCGAGCGGCCGCTGCTGCAGCTCACCGAGGGGATCCCGCAGGAGCACGCGTGCTTCTACCCCGAGCGGCGCAGCGTGATCGCGCGTCCCGTCAGCTCGTCCGCGGGCTCTTCCCTGTGA
- a CDS encoding ABC transporter ATP-binding protein, which yields MSKQAPGVRIDGLTVVYKTPAGELPAVRGVTLTLEPGSITGIVGESGSGKSTLALSLLNAVQPPGRIAAGSVEIDGLGDVVGLRGEDLRKARGAHVGYVFQAAQNSLNPLKTVGKQLLDLGRSHGVADLRGLVREAKELLSRMGLDGARVLDSHQHELSGGMRQRVGIMLALVLNAHLVVLDEPTTALDMITQANILKIVREVHAERGLTTLVITHDIGVVAEVADRLAVMYGGRLVEQGPTREVLGAPRHPYTRGLIQAIPRLTGDLDEARALPGRPPTLATVPKEGCVFRERCPLRMDVCDTVDPEAIADGPRVVACHAVHAPAPRAEDIATKEHA from the coding sequence GTGAGCAAGCAAGCGCCGGGAGTGCGCATCGACGGCCTCACGGTCGTCTACAAGACCCCCGCCGGGGAGCTGCCCGCGGTCAGGGGCGTCACGCTGACGCTGGAGCCGGGCTCGATCACCGGCATCGTGGGCGAGTCCGGGTCGGGCAAGTCCACGCTGGCGCTGTCGCTGCTGAACGCGGTGCAGCCGCCCGGCCGGATCGCGGCCGGCAGCGTGGAGATCGACGGGCTCGGCGACGTGGTCGGGCTGCGCGGCGAGGACCTGCGCAAGGCCCGCGGCGCGCACGTCGGCTACGTCTTCCAGGCCGCCCAGAACTCCCTCAACCCGCTCAAGACGGTCGGCAAGCAGCTCCTCGACCTCGGCCGCTCGCACGGCGTGGCCGACCTGCGCGGCCTGGTGCGCGAGGCGAAGGAGCTGCTGAGCCGCATGGGCCTCGACGGGGCCAGAGTGCTCGACTCGCACCAGCACGAGCTGTCGGGCGGCATGCGCCAGCGCGTCGGCATCATGCTGGCGCTGGTGCTCAACGCCCACCTGGTGGTGCTGGACGAGCCGACGACCGCGCTCGACATGATCACCCAGGCCAACATCCTGAAGATCGTGCGCGAGGTGCACGCCGAGCGCGGGCTGACCACGCTGGTCATCACGCACGACATCGGCGTGGTGGCGGAGGTCGCCGACCGGCTGGCCGTCATGTACGGCGGGCGGCTGGTCGAGCAGGGGCCGACGCGGGAGGTGCTGGGGGCGCCGCGGCACCCGTACACGCGGGGCCTGATCCAGGCCATCCCCCGGCTGACCGGCGACCTCGACGAGGCGCGGGCGCTGCCCGGCCGGCCGCCGACGCTGGCGACCGTGCCGAAGGAGGGCTGCGTGTTCAGGGAGCGCTGCCCGCTGCGCATGGACGTGTGCGACACCGTGGACCCCGAGGCGATCGCCGACGGGCCGCGCGTGGTCGCCTGCCACGCCGTGCACGCGCCCGCCCCGAGGGCCGAGGACATCGCGACGAAGGAGCACGCGTGA
- a CDS encoding ABC transporter permease, with product MSATLIPETGSAASTLRRNFWRGVWRVMRRKPSRLVGVVILAAFVLMAVLGPMLLPSPLPNDPTAITQPPSAEHWFGTDPQGRDVLALVVTGSRYVLLTAAITALITVVAGTSIGLFSGFKRGRWDTVLMRLTDMKLTIPGLPLLLVLATVWRFGSPWQMGLVLGLLGWGGVARAVRSQTLSLRERGFIEAARGLGLSTTHIIGKELLPSMAPYIAMNMLIAVTGAVYSQVGLFFLGVLPYESDNWGVMLNLAVFQAGALITPNAIGYLLGPLLAILLLTLAIVLVVDAMDEIFNPRLREE from the coding sequence GTGAGCGCGACGCTCATCCCCGAGACCGGATCGGCCGCCTCGACGCTGCGCCGCAACTTCTGGCGCGGCGTGTGGCGGGTGATGCGGCGCAAGCCGAGCCGCCTGGTCGGCGTGGTCATCCTGGCCGCGTTCGTGCTCATGGCGGTCCTCGGGCCGATGCTGCTGCCGAGCCCGCTGCCCAACGACCCCACGGCGATCACCCAGCCGCCGAGCGCCGAGCACTGGTTCGGCACCGACCCGCAGGGCCGCGACGTGCTCGCGCTGGTCGTCACCGGCTCCCGGTACGTGCTGCTGACCGCGGCGATCACCGCGCTCATCACCGTCGTGGCCGGCACCTCGATCGGCCTGTTCTCCGGCTTCAAGCGGGGCCGCTGGGACACCGTGCTCATGCGGCTGACCGACATGAAGCTCACCATCCCCGGCCTGCCGCTGCTGCTGGTGCTGGCCACCGTGTGGCGCTTCGGCAGCCCGTGGCAGATGGGCCTGGTGCTCGGCCTGCTCGGCTGGGGCGGCGTGGCGCGGGCGGTGCGCTCGCAGACGTTGTCGCTGCGCGAGCGCGGCTTCATCGAGGCGGCGCGCGGGCTCGGGCTGTCCACGACGCACATCATCGGCAAGGAGCTGCTGCCGAGCATGGCGCCGTACATCGCGATGAACATGCTCATCGCGGTCACCGGCGCGGTCTACTCGCAGGTCGGCCTGTTCTTCCTGGGCGTGCTGCCGTACGAGTCGGACAACTGGGGCGTCATGCTCAACCTGGCCGTGTTCCAGGCGGGCGCGCTGATCACCCCGAACGCGATCGGCTACCTGCTCGGGCCGCTGCTGGCGATCCTGCTGCTGACGCTGGCCATCGTGCTCGTCGTGGACGCGATGGACGAGATCTTCAACCCCCGGCTGCGCGAGGAGTAG
- a CDS encoding ABC transporter permease, translating to MTLIARRLAGHLARGFVMILVVATISFFIINNIPGDPMAARYEKLVEGGMAPEAARQAVKVLYGFQPDGTLWQQYTEFIGGLFRLDLGVSVSRPGTPVLDVLTDAAKWTVLPVLAGTLLSFLVGIILGVYAAIKRTGRLGDALSVSGSLLHGVPQYVLALLLTMIFATLLGVLPADGSVDILYEPGWNAGYLGSLVEHALLPVLTYALSAYGGWILAMKSSVVTVLGDDFILAAELRGMKRSIVFRYIARNAILPLFTMLALSLGLLLGGAVFIEKIFNYPGLGWLLIGAVNDRDYALMGGAFLLITVGTILANIVADLFYTVIDPRVRSGEEVS from the coding sequence ATGACGCTCATCGCACGGCGACTCGCGGGCCACCTGGCCCGCGGGTTCGTCATGATCCTGGTCGTCGCGACGATCAGTTTCTTCATCATCAACAACATCCCGGGCGACCCCATGGCCGCCCGCTACGAGAAGCTGGTCGAGGGCGGCATGGCCCCGGAGGCCGCCCGCCAGGCCGTCAAGGTGCTGTACGGCTTCCAGCCGGACGGCACGCTGTGGCAGCAGTACACCGAGTTCATCGGCGGCCTGTTCCGCCTCGACCTCGGCGTCTCGGTCAGCCGGCCCGGCACCCCCGTGCTCGACGTGCTGACGGACGCGGCCAAGTGGACCGTTCTACCCGTGCTGGCCGGCACGCTGCTGAGCTTCCTCGTCGGGATCATCCTCGGCGTGTACGCCGCGATCAAGCGCACCGGCCGGCTCGGCGACGCGCTGTCCGTCTCGGGCTCGCTGCTGCACGGCGTCCCGCAGTACGTGCTGGCGCTGCTGCTCACGATGATCTTCGCGACGCTGCTCGGCGTGCTGCCCGCGGACGGCTCGGTGGACATCCTCTACGAGCCCGGCTGGAACGCCGGCTACCTCGGCTCGCTCGTCGAGCACGCCCTGCTGCCGGTGCTCACCTACGCGCTGTCGGCCTACGGCGGCTGGATCCTGGCGATGAAGTCGTCGGTGGTCACCGTGCTCGGCGACGACTTCATCCTGGCCGCCGAGCTGCGCGGCATGAAGCGCTCGATCGTCTTCCGCTACATCGCGCGCAACGCGATCCTGCCGCTGTTCACCATGCTCGCCCTGTCGCTGGGCCTGCTGCTCGGCGGCGCGGTGTTCATCGAGAAGATCTTCAACTATCCCGGGCTCGGCTGGCTGCTCATCGGCGCCGTCAACGACCGGGACTACGCTCTGATGGGCGGCGCGTTCCTGCTCATCACCGTCGGCACCATTCTCGCCAACATCGTCGCCGACCTGTTCTACACGGTCATCGACCCGCGGGTGCGCAGCGGGGAGGAGGTTTCGTGA
- a CDS encoding ABC transporter substrate-binding protein codes for MKRLAAVVTLLGLAAATAACSGGSTNKSGGTGGGGGLFTTIDVNRPGLEASAPANPYNPKGNSFPGYSSMKLGWVKNHLTDPNQALPGIAASWEIAPDNSAITLKLQPNAKWSDGKPVTADDVKLSIGIAYTQGSTAFSVTPGAAGAAAEVTVVDPQTVKVTQDMANPSPKFARGVLDTTVLPAHVWSSVLPADFWDKLKAARGEGADAEKAREEITGLGEKVIAFAPPKDVSAGPFVLERVNPSEALLVKNKYFYNAANVAPAQVKFLNYTGNEQIWNYLIAGKLDHAGFTAAPTDVMNRIKQAPGNEVIKGYSPVAVGMAFNQSKKPYDNVHVRRGLAYLIDRDQVTKVASPEGGTPALTTSGIHQKAAQAWIPDTLPKLEQYKPDVAKAEAEFKQAGLVKKDGKWALADGSAWKVSMHAPSGFSDWLSAQENIKSQLVKAGVDAEVVTTADYPLYLEELNAGKYEVGFWLMALGPAPYDIFQRLYGASNGWANVAGKVEHSAPGKNGNWMGGPEEIEVGGQKINPGELTAKLNSSDEAAAKPIMAQLAQAANQDLPVIQLWDYVNTQFVNNSRFTGWPHDDSILRMGTGVLPSGVWIQQGLIKAKQ; via the coding sequence ATGAAGCGACTGGCAGCGGTAGTGACGTTGCTGGGCCTTGCCGCCGCGACAGCGGCGTGCAGCGGTGGTTCGACCAACAAGTCCGGCGGCACGGGCGGCGGTGGCGGGCTCTTCACCACCATCGACGTGAACCGGCCGGGCCTGGAGGCTTCCGCCCCGGCCAACCCGTACAACCCCAAAGGCAACTCCTTCCCGGGCTACAGCTCCATGAAGCTCGGCTGGGTCAAGAACCACCTCACCGACCCCAACCAGGCCCTCCCCGGCATCGCGGCCAGCTGGGAGATCGCCCCCGACAACTCCGCCATCACGCTGAAGCTCCAGCCGAACGCGAAGTGGTCCGACGGCAAGCCCGTCACCGCCGACGACGTCAAGCTGTCGATCGGCATCGCCTACACGCAGGGCAGCACGGCCTTCTCCGTCACGCCCGGCGCGGCCGGCGCCGCCGCCGAGGTGACCGTGGTGGACCCGCAGACCGTCAAGGTCACGCAGGACATGGCCAACCCGAGCCCCAAGTTCGCCCGGGGCGTCCTCGACACCACCGTCCTGCCCGCGCACGTGTGGAGCAGCGTGCTGCCGGCCGACTTCTGGGACAAGCTGAAGGCCGCCCGCGGCGAGGGCGCCGACGCCGAGAAGGCCCGCGAGGAGATCACCGGCCTGGGTGAGAAGGTCATCGCCTTCGCCCCGCCGAAGGACGTCTCCGCCGGGCCGTTCGTGCTGGAGCGGGTCAACCCCTCCGAGGCGCTGCTGGTCAAGAACAAGTACTTCTACAACGCCGCGAACGTCGCGCCGGCGCAGGTGAAGTTCCTCAACTACACCGGCAACGAGCAGATCTGGAACTACCTCATCGCCGGCAAGCTCGACCACGCCGGCTTCACGGCCGCGCCGACCGACGTGATGAACCGGATCAAGCAGGCGCCCGGCAACGAGGTCATCAAGGGCTACTCGCCGGTCGCCGTGGGCATGGCCTTCAACCAGTCCAAGAAGCCGTACGACAACGTGCACGTGCGCCGCGGCCTGGCCTACCTCATCGACCGCGACCAGGTCACCAAGGTCGCCTCGCCCGAGGGCGGCACCCCGGCGCTCACCACGAGCGGCATCCACCAGAAGGCCGCCCAGGCGTGGATCCCGGACACGCTGCCCAAGCTGGAGCAGTACAAGCCGGACGTGGCCAAGGCCGAGGCGGAGTTCAAGCAGGCCGGCCTGGTCAAGAAGGACGGCAAGTGGGCCCTCGCCGACGGCTCGGCGTGGAAGGTCTCCATGCACGCGCCCTCCGGCTTCTCCGACTGGCTGTCGGCGCAGGAGAACATCAAGAGCCAGCTCGTCAAGGCCGGCGTGGACGCCGAGGTCGTCACGACCGCGGACTACCCGCTCTACCTGGAGGAGCTGAACGCCGGCAAGTACGAGGTCGGCTTCTGGCTGATGGCGCTCGGCCCCGCGCCGTACGACATCTTCCAGCGCCTCTACGGCGCCTCCAACGGCTGGGCCAACGTGGCCGGCAAGGTGGAGCACTCCGCGCCCGGCAAGAACGGCAACTGGATGGGCGGCCCCGAGGAGATCGAGGTCGGCGGCCAGAAGATCAACCCGGGTGAGCTGACGGCCAAGCTGAACTCCTCCGACGAGGCGGCCGCCAAGCCGATCATGGCCCAGCTCGCGCAGGCCGCCAACCAGGACCTGCCGGTCATCCAGCTCTGGGACTACGTCAACACCCAGTTCGTCAACAACAGCCGCTTCACCGGCTGGCCGCACGACGACTCCATCCTGCGGATGGGCACCGGCGTGCTGCCCTCCGGCGTGTGGATCCAGCAAGGTCTGATCAAGGCGAAGCAGTAG
- a CDS encoding zinc-dependent alcohol dehydrogenase family protein — protein sequence MRAWVVREPGPMASGPLELVERDVPEPGPGEVLVRVEACGVCRTDLHLAEGDLLPRRPRTTPGHQAVGRVEGSGRRVGVAWLRSTCGRCRYCLRGMENLCPSSAYTGWDADGGFAEYLVAPEDYVYDLPDGVPAERLAPLLCAGIIGYRALARCDLPPGGRLGIYGFGASAHLTAQAAIAQGATVHAVTRSAASRRLALELGAASAGDRPPEPLDAAILFAPVGDLVPPALEALDRGGTLAVAGIHLSDIPVLNYERHLFQERTLRSVTANTRADGRAYLELALAHPPHVTTAPYPLEAADRALTDLANDQVSGAAVLLVG from the coding sequence ATGAGGGCGTGGGTGGTGCGCGAGCCGGGCCCGATGGCGTCCGGCCCGCTGGAGCTGGTCGAGCGGGACGTGCCCGAGCCGGGCCCCGGCGAGGTGCTGGTGCGGGTGGAGGCCTGCGGCGTGTGCCGGACGGACCTGCACCTGGCCGAGGGCGACCTGCTCCCCCGCCGCCCGCGCACCACCCCCGGCCACCAGGCGGTGGGCCGGGTCGAGGGCAGCGGCCGGCGGGTCGGCGTGGCCTGGCTCCGCTCCACCTGCGGCAGGTGCCGCTACTGCCTGCGGGGCATGGAGAACCTGTGCCCCTCCTCCGCCTACACCGGCTGGGACGCCGACGGCGGGTTCGCCGAGTACCTGGTCGCGCCCGAGGACTACGTCTACGACCTGCCGGACGGCGTGCCCGCCGAGCGCCTGGCCCCGCTGCTGTGCGCGGGCATCATCGGCTACCGGGCGCTGGCCCGCTGCGACCTGCCGCCGGGCGGCCGGCTCGGCATCTACGGCTTCGGCGCCTCGGCGCACCTGACGGCGCAGGCGGCCATCGCGCAGGGCGCGACCGTGCACGCGGTGACCAGGTCGGCCGCCTCCCGCCGGCTGGCGCTGGAGCTGGGCGCGGCCTCGGCGGGCGACCGGCCGCCCGAGCCGCTGGACGCGGCCATCCTGTTCGCGCCGGTCGGCGACCTGGTGCCGCCGGCGCTGGAGGCCCTGGACCGGGGCGGCACGCTGGCGGTGGCCGGCATCCACCTGAGCGACATCCCGGTGCTGAACTACGAGCGGCACCTGTTCCAGGAGCGCACGCTGCGCAGCGTCACGGCCAACACGCGGGCCGACGGGCGGGCGTACCTGGAGCTGGCGCTGGCGCACCCGCCGCACGTGACAACGGCGCCCTATCCCCTTGAAGCGGCCGACCGGGCGCTGACCGATCTGGCGAACGACCAGGTCAGCGGCGCGGCGGTGCTGCTCGTCGGCTGA
- a CDS encoding M20 metallopeptidase family protein: protein MSFMESAQDMRDELVQLRHSLHTTPELGLHLPRTQEKVLAALDGLPLEIRTGTALSSVTAVLRGGRPGPAVLLRGDMDALPVTEKNDLPYVSQLPGQMHACGHDLHTAMLAGAARLLSARRDELAGDVVFMFQPGEEGHEGAKYMIDEGVLEAAGSRPVAAYGMHVVSSMLPTGLFTSRPGPIMAAADVFCVTVKGRGGHGSSPHRALDPIQAGCEMVTALQTMVTRTFDVFDPVVVTVGSFHGGSADNVIPDEARFEATVRTFSKDNRTLVKRRLVEVVEGIAAAHGLTAETSFGMGYPVTVNDGDEAAFVGRTADELFGPGRYFVAPQPVMGSEDFSYVLERVPGAFTFLGACPPDRDPATAPYNHSPEAVFDDAVLTDGAALYATLAAARLSAA, encoded by the coding sequence ATGTCGTTCATGGAATCCGCGCAGGACATGCGGGACGAACTCGTACAGCTCAGGCACTCGCTGCACACCACGCCGGAGCTCGGCCTCCACCTGCCCCGCACCCAGGAGAAGGTGCTGGCGGCGCTGGACGGGCTGCCGCTGGAGATCAGGACCGGCACGGCGCTCAGCTCGGTGACGGCGGTGCTGCGCGGCGGCCGGCCGGGGCCCGCGGTGCTGCTGCGGGGCGACATGGACGCGCTGCCGGTGACGGAGAAGAACGACCTGCCCTACGTCTCCCAGCTGCCCGGCCAGATGCACGCCTGCGGCCACGACCTGCACACCGCGATGCTGGCGGGCGCGGCGCGGCTGCTGAGCGCGCGGCGCGACGAGCTGGCGGGCGACGTGGTCTTCATGTTCCAGCCGGGCGAGGAGGGCCACGAGGGCGCCAAGTACATGATCGACGAGGGCGTGCTGGAGGCGGCGGGGTCGCGGCCGGTGGCGGCGTACGGGATGCACGTGGTGTCGTCGATGTTGCCGACCGGGCTGTTCACCTCCCGGCCTGGGCCGATCATGGCGGCGGCCGACGTGTTCTGCGTGACGGTGAAGGGGCGCGGCGGCCACGGGTCGAGCCCGCACCGGGCGCTGGACCCGATCCAGGCGGGCTGCGAGATGGTGACCGCGCTGCAGACGATGGTGACCAGGACGTTCGACGTGTTCGACCCCGTGGTGGTGACGGTGGGCAGCTTCCACGGCGGCTCGGCCGACAACGTCATCCCGGACGAGGCCCGCTTCGAGGCGACCGTGCGCACGTTCAGCAAGGACAACCGGACGCTGGTCAAGCGACGGCTGGTGGAGGTGGTCGAGGGGATCGCGGCGGCGCACGGCCTGACGGCCGAGACGTCGTTCGGCATGGGCTACCCGGTGACGGTGAACGACGGCGACGAGGCCGCCTTCGTCGGGCGGACCGCGGACGAGCTGTTCGGCCCCGGCCGCTACTTCGTCGCGCCGCAGCCGGTGATGGGGTCGGAGGACTTCTCGTACGTGCTGGAGCGGGTACCGGGCGCGTTCACGTTCCTGGGGGCGTGCCCGCCGGACCGGGACCCGGCCACCGCCCCCTACAACCACTCCCCCGAGGCGGTCTTCGACGACGCGGTCCTGACCGACGGGGCCGCCCTGTACGCCACCCTGGCGGCGGCGAGGCTGAGCGCGGCATGA
- a CDS encoding HAD-IIA family hydrolase has protein sequence MTQRKRIDSWLSDMDGVLVHEGRPVPGADVFIKRLSESGKKFRVLTNNSIYTQRDLSVRLAGAGLDVPAESIWTSALATAQFLDDQRPGGSAYVIGEAGLTTALHEVGYVLTDLDPDYVVLGETRTYSFTQITRAIRLIENGARFIATNPDPIGPSTEGSLPACGAVAALITKATGVAPYFVGKPNPRMMRSALNDIEAHSETTAMIGDRMDTDVVSGMEAGLYTILVLTGVTQRDQIDRYPYRPSLVVDSVADLIDLI, from the coding sequence GTGACTCAGCGTAAGCGGATCGATTCCTGGTTGTCCGACATGGACGGCGTCCTCGTCCACGAGGGGCGGCCGGTGCCCGGGGCGGACGTGTTCATCAAGCGGCTCAGCGAGTCCGGCAAGAAGTTCCGGGTGCTGACCAACAACTCGATCTACACGCAGCGCGACCTGTCCGTGCGCCTGGCCGGCGCGGGCCTCGACGTGCCCGCCGAGTCCATCTGGACCTCCGCCCTGGCCACCGCCCAGTTCCTCGACGACCAGCGGCCGGGCGGGTCGGCGTACGTGATCGGCGAGGCGGGGCTCACCACCGCCCTGCACGAGGTCGGCTACGTCCTGACCGACCTCGACCCCGACTACGTCGTGCTCGGCGAGACCCGCACCTACAGCTTCACCCAGATCACCCGGGCCATCCGCCTCATCGAGAACGGCGCCCGCTTCATCGCCACCAACCCCGACCCCATCGGCCCCTCCACCGAGGGCTCCCTGCCCGCCTGCGGCGCGGTCGCCGCCCTCATCACCAAGGCCACCGGCGTCGCCCCCTACTTCGTCGGCAAGCCCAATCCCCGCATGATGCGCAGCGCGCTCAACGACATCGAGGCCCACAGCGAGACCACCGCGATGATCGGCGACCGCATGGACACCGACGTCGTCTCCGGCATGGAGGCGGGGCTCTACACGATCCTCGTCCTCACCGGCGTCACCCAGCGCGACCAGATCGACCGCTACCCCTACCGACCCTCGCTCGTCGTCGACTCGGTCGCCGACCTCATCGACCTCATCTGA
- a CDS encoding acyl-ACP desaturase yields MTQTELLHELEPVVAGELDRHEKTAKEWFPHEYIPWSEGRDFDGIYGGEAWQEGDSKIPEAARVSLVVNLLTEDNLPSYHHEIATTFGRDGAWGTWVHRWTAEEDRHGTAIRDYLTVTRAVDPVALERARMHHMAQGFITEYNTMLQQLAYVSFQELATRIAHRNTGRASGDEGCERLLARIAADENLHMLFYRNLLKAAFELDPGQTMRAVTDVVTTFQMPGQGMEGFARKAMIIANEGIYDLRLHLDDVLMPVLRQWSVFDKTGLGPEGERAREELAAFLAKTDATATRFVERREERRARLAARQG; encoded by the coding sequence ATGACTCAGACGGAACTGCTGCACGAGCTCGAGCCCGTGGTGGCCGGCGAGCTCGACCGCCACGAGAAGACGGCCAAGGAGTGGTTCCCGCACGAGTACATCCCGTGGAGCGAGGGCCGCGACTTCGACGGCATCTACGGGGGCGAGGCGTGGCAGGAAGGCGACTCGAAGATCCCCGAAGCGGCCCGCGTGTCGCTCGTCGTGAACCTCCTGACCGAGGACAACCTCCCCAGCTACCACCATGAGATCGCCACCACGTTCGGCCGCGACGGCGCGTGGGGCACCTGGGTGCACCGCTGGACGGCCGAGGAGGACCGGCACGGCACCGCGATCCGCGACTACCTGACCGTCACCCGCGCCGTCGACCCCGTCGCGCTGGAGCGGGCCAGGATGCACCACATGGCCCAGGGCTTCATCACCGAGTACAACACCATGCTCCAGCAGCTCGCCTACGTCTCCTTCCAGGAGCTGGCCACCCGCATCGCGCACCGCAACACCGGCAGGGCCTCCGGCGACGAGGGCTGCGAGCGGCTGCTCGCCCGCATCGCCGCCGACGAGAACCTGCACATGCTCTTCTACCGCAACCTGCTCAAGGCGGCCTTCGAGCTCGACCCGGGCCAGACGATGCGCGCGGTGACCGACGTCGTCACGACGTTCCAGATGCCGGGACAGGGCATGGAGGGCTTCGCCCGCAAGGCCATGATCATCGCCAACGAGGGCATCTACGACCTGCGGCTCCACCTCGACGACGTGCTCATGCCGGTGCTGCGGCAGTGGTCGGTGTTCGACAAGACCGGCCTCGGCCCCGAGGGGGAGCGGGCCCGCGAGGAGCTGGCCGCGTTCCTGGCCAAGACCGACGCGACGGCCACCAGGTTCGTCGAGCGCCGCGAGGAGCGCCGCGCCCGCCTCGCCGCCCGCCAGGGATGA